Genomic segment of Streptomyces longhuiensis:
ACGCCACGGAGAGAGAGACAGCATGGCAGACCCACACCCGGTCATCCCCGGGTTCCACCCGGACCCCAGCGTCTGCCGCGTCGGCGACGACTACTACCTGGCGTGCTCGAGCTTCGAGTACGTGCCCGGGGTGCCGCTCTTCCACAGCCGCGATCTGGTGCACTGGCGGCAGATCGGCAACGTCCTCGACCGGCCCGGCCAGCTGCGGCTGCCCTGGGACACACCCTCCTCGGCCGGGATCTACGCGCCGACGCTGCGCCACCACGACGGCCGCTTCTGGCTGATCACCACCAATGTGAGCGAGGGCGGCGGCAACCTGCTCGTCTCCGCCACCGACCCGGCGGGCCCCTGGTCGGACCCGGTCCCCCTGCCCGGTGTCCCCGGCATCGACCCGGATCTCGCCTGGGACGAGGACGGCGTGTGCTGGGTCACGGTCGCCGGGATCTCCCAGGTCCGTATCGACCCGTACACCGGCGAGACGTTCGGCGAACCGCGCCCTCTGTGGTCCGGCACGCCGGGCGCCAAGGCCCCGGAGGCGCCGCACCTGTACCACGTGGGCGACCATTGGTACCTGCTGATCGCCGAGGGCGGCACCGAGCGCGGGCATGCCGTCTCCGTGGCCCGCGGCCCCGCGCCCACCGGCCCCTTCGAACCGTGCCCGGCCAATCCTGTCCTGACCCACCGCAGCACCGACGAATCCGTCCAGAACACCGGCCACGCCGATCTGGTGCAAGCGCCCGACGGCACGTGGTGGATGGTGTTCCTCGGGGTGCGGCCGCGCGGCGGCACCCCTGGCTGGCACGTGCTCGGCCGCGAGACCTTCCTCGCGCCGGTCACCTGGGAGGACGGCTGGCCGGTCGTCGGACCGCCGGTGACGGCCGGGCCCGCCTCCGTCTCCGCCGAACCCTTCACGGACGACTTCGACGACGCCGATCTGCGGCCCTCCTGGATCTCGCTCCGCCACCGGTCCCCCCGGCACTGCACGACGAAGGAACGGCCGGGCCGGCTGACGCTCCACGCCCTCGGGGGCGGCCCCGACGCCGCCGACGTCACCTTCGTCGGCCACCGGCAGCAGCACCTGTCCTGCCGCGTCCGCGCCCACCTCGACCCGGCGGACGGCACCGGCGGCCTTGCGGTCCGGCTCGACGAACGGCATCACTACGAGATCGAGGCCGACGCCGCCGAGGTACGGGTGATCGCCCGCGTCGGACCGCTGCGCACCGTGGTGGCCTCCACGCCCCGGGCGACGGCCGGCGGGCCGCTCGTGATCGGCGTCGACGTGACCCCCACCCACACCCCACTCGACGCACGCACCGGCCCCGACACGCTCGCCTTCGGCGTCGAGGATCCGCACGGCACCTTCACCGCACTCGCGACCCTCGACGGCCGCTATCTGTCGACCGAGGTGGCCGGCGGGTTCACCGGTCGCGTCATCGGCCTGTACGCCGCGACCGGCACCGCCCACTTCGACTGGTTTCGCTACGAGCCGCTCGCCATCTGAACCCGACCGCTGACCCAGACCACCGATCGCCCTACAACTCCCTTATCTCGTAGGGAAGTTCTGTTCCCGCCACCCCCACGGTGACCGCCCCGTCGGCGGCGTCCCGGCGCACCCGGTACTCGGCG
This window contains:
- a CDS encoding glycoside hydrolase family 43 protein; this encodes MADPHPVIPGFHPDPSVCRVGDDYYLACSSFEYVPGVPLFHSRDLVHWRQIGNVLDRPGQLRLPWDTPSSAGIYAPTLRHHDGRFWLITTNVSEGGGNLLVSATDPAGPWSDPVPLPGVPGIDPDLAWDEDGVCWVTVAGISQVRIDPYTGETFGEPRPLWSGTPGAKAPEAPHLYHVGDHWYLLIAEGGTERGHAVSVARGPAPTGPFEPCPANPVLTHRSTDESVQNTGHADLVQAPDGTWWMVFLGVRPRGGTPGWHVLGRETFLAPVTWEDGWPVVGPPVTAGPASVSAEPFTDDFDDADLRPSWISLRHRSPRHCTTKERPGRLTLHALGGGPDAADVTFVGHRQQHLSCRVRAHLDPADGTGGLAVRLDERHHYEIEADAAEVRVIARVGPLRTVVASTPRATAGGPLVIGVDVTPTHTPLDARTGPDTLAFGVEDPHGTFTALATLDGRYLSTEVAGGFTGRVIGLYAATGTAHFDWFRYEPLAI